The following proteins are encoded in a genomic region of Liolophura sinensis isolate JHLJ2023 chromosome 7, CUHK_Ljap_v2, whole genome shotgun sequence:
- the LOC135471928 gene encoding uncharacterized protein LOC135471928 — translation MLYSSAEPFESTKMPPISVTVTDRASGNHVTMTGRTLQDATNTACENLLKILLVKGVMSVDDLHLPPTLPPSTLPPCVDNNGAAYCKPMVHKGYCAKSNVFGTFMTDNCRKSCRLC, via the exons atgt TGTATTCATCGGCAGAGCCTTTCGAATCCACAAAGATGCCGCCAATCAGTGTCACCGTCACCGACCGTGCCAGCGGTAACCACGTCACAATGACAGGGAGAACTCTACAG GATGCCACAAACACAGCTTGTGAGAACTTACTCAAGATTCTGCTCGTGAAGGGCGTCATGAGTGTGGACGACCTCCATCTTCCTCCAACACTACCTCCTAGCACGCTAC CCCCATGTGTTGACAACAACGGCGCGGCCTATTGCAAACCGATGGTCCACAAGGGCTATTGTGCCAAGTCCAACGTCTTCGGCACGTTCATGACGGACAACTGTCGTAAATCGTGCAGG CTCTGTTAA